In Pseudomonadota bacterium, the following are encoded in one genomic region:
- a CDS encoding acetyl-CoA C-acyltransferase — protein sequence MSEATVITGLARTPMGGMQGDFADVKATVLGSTAIRGALNRAGLAPESVDETIMGCVLPAGLGQAPARQASLGAGIPDSVPCTTVNKMCGSGMKAIMQGHDAIQAGSAGVVVAGGMESMTNAPYLLPKGRGGMRLGHGEVLDHMFFDGLEDAFQRGRLMGTFAEDCARKYNFTREAQDAYAIESLKRAQNAIAKNLFKNEIEPVTFSGRKGDVVIDTDEQPGKAQLDKIPHLKPAFAKDGTVTAANSSSISDGAAAVILMSESRAKELGCAAQARIIGHSTHAQAPGWFTTAPVFAIKKLMDRIGWSVDDVDLFEVNEAFAVVAMAAMQDVGIPHAKLNVRGGACALGHPVGASGARIVVTLVNALRDTGGKRGIASLCIGGGEATALAIELI from the coding sequence ATGAGTGAAGCGACCGTCATTACCGGGCTTGCACGTACCCCGATGGGCGGCATGCAGGGTGATTTTGCCGATGTGAAAGCCACCGTGCTGGGCTCGACCGCGATCCGTGGCGCGCTCAATCGCGCCGGCCTGGCGCCGGAATCCGTCGACGAGACGATCATGGGATGCGTGCTGCCGGCCGGTCTCGGCCAGGCGCCGGCGCGCCAGGCGTCGCTGGGCGCCGGTATACCGGACAGCGTGCCGTGCACCACCGTCAACAAGATGTGCGGTTCGGGCATGAAAGCGATCATGCAAGGCCATGACGCCATCCAGGCCGGGTCCGCCGGCGTGGTGGTGGCGGGCGGCATGGAAAGCATGACCAACGCACCTTACCTGTTGCCCAAGGGCCGCGGCGGCATGCGCTTGGGCCACGGTGAAGTGCTCGATCACATGTTCTTCGACGGCCTCGAAGACGCCTTCCAGCGCGGGCGCCTGATGGGCACCTTCGCCGAGGACTGCGCGCGCAAGTACAACTTCACGCGCGAGGCGCAGGACGCCTATGCCATCGAATCGCTGAAGCGCGCGCAGAACGCCATCGCCAAGAACCTGTTCAAGAACGAGATCGAGCCGGTCACGTTCAGCGGCCGCAAGGGCGACGTGGTCATCGATACCGACGAGCAACCGGGCAAGGCCCAGCTCGACAAGATCCCGCACCTGAAGCCGGCCTTTGCCAAGGACGGTACCGTGACCGCCGCCAATTCCAGTTCCATCTCCGATGGCGCGGCGGCCGTGATCCTGATGTCCGAATCACGCGCCAAGGAACTTGGCTGCGCGGCGCAGGCGCGCATCATCGGTCATTCCACCCACGCGCAGGCGCCGGGCTGGTTCACCACCGCACCGGTGTTCGCGATCAAGAAGCTCATGGACCGCATCGGCTGGAGCGTCGATGACGTCGATCTATTCGAAGTGAACGAAGCGTTCGCGGTGGTGGCGATGGCCGCCATGCAGGATGTCGGTATTCCGCACGCCAAGCTCAATGTCCGTGGTGGCGCCTGCGCCCTCGGTCACCCGGTCGGCGCGTCGGGCGCGCGTATCGTCGTGACCCTGGTCAACGCGCTGCGCGACACCGGCGGCAAGCGCGGTATCGCCAGCCTGTGCATCGGTGGCGGTGAAGCCACCGCGCTCGCCATCGAACTCATCTGA
- a CDS encoding glutathione S-transferase: protein MKYYDFGLAPNPRRVNVFINEKGLKIETVEINLRSGEQFSAEFLKVNPLATVPCLALDDGSLLSETMAICRYLEALHPAPCLFGATPLDIARIEQWSRRAEMEGFLPAADALRNGEPRFANRAVPGPKDYAQIPELAERGKSRCLAFFEVLDKQLAGREFVATDTFSAADITAYITVEFAARVGVKPAASMTNLLRWAKAVGERPSVRALPAPP, encoded by the coding sequence ATGAAATACTACGATTTCGGACTCGCACCCAATCCACGTCGGGTGAACGTTTTCATCAATGAAAAAGGTCTCAAGATCGAGACCGTGGAAATCAACCTGCGCAGCGGCGAGCAGTTCAGCGCCGAGTTCCTCAAGGTCAATCCACTGGCGACCGTGCCCTGCCTCGCGCTCGACGACGGCAGCCTGTTGTCCGAAACCATGGCCATCTGTCGCTATCTCGAAGCGCTGCATCCGGCGCCTTGTTTGTTCGGCGCGACGCCGCTGGACATCGCGCGTATCGAACAGTGGAGCCGTCGCGCCGAGATGGAAGGCTTCCTGCCGGCGGCCGACGCCTTGCGCAACGGCGAACCGCGCTTTGCCAACCGTGCGGTGCCCGGTCCCAAGGACTATGCGCAGATCCCCGAACTCGCGGAGCGCGGCAAGTCGCGCTGCCTGGCGTTTTTCGAGGTGCTGGACAAACAGCTGGCGGGGCGCGAGTTCGTGGCCACCGATACTTTTTCGGCGGCGGACATCACTGCCTACATCACGGTGGAGTTCGCGGCGCGTGTCGGCGTGAAGCCCGCGGCTTCCATGACCAACCTCTTGCGCTGGGCCAAAGCGGTCGGTGAACGGCCGTCGGTGCGCGCCTTGCCGGCGCCGCCCTGA
- a CDS encoding DNA-3-methyladenine glycosylase I, whose translation MGTSDKSKALHEDGRARCPWVELDKPDYVAYHDQEWGVPIHDDRRLFEYLTLEGAQAGLSWYTVLRKREAYRKAFANFEIAKVARFTPAKVEALMADAGLVRNRQKLESALGNARACLALQEEFGSVDAYLWSFVDGRPQVNAPRSRADYRATSPESDRLSAALKQRGFKFVGSTIMYAFMQATGLVNDHSHDCFRQAEVVRLASGR comes from the coding sequence ATGGGCACGAGTGACAAGAGCAAGGCTTTACACGAAGACGGCCGAGCGCGTTGTCCGTGGGTGGAACTGGACAAGCCCGACTACGTCGCCTATCACGACCAGGAGTGGGGTGTGCCGATACACGATGATCGGCGGTTGTTCGAATACCTCACTTTGGAAGGCGCGCAGGCCGGCTTGAGCTGGTACACCGTGTTGCGCAAACGCGAGGCCTATCGCAAGGCCTTCGCGAATTTCGAGATAGCCAAGGTGGCGCGCTTCACGCCGGCCAAGGTCGAAGCGCTGATGGCCGATGCCGGACTGGTGCGCAATCGCCAGAAGCTCGAATCAGCGCTTGGCAACGCGCGCGCGTGTCTCGCGCTGCAGGAAGAATTCGGCAGCGTGGACGCGTATCTGTGGTCGTTCGTCGACGGCAGGCCGCAGGTCAATGCGCCGCGCAGCCGCGCGGACTATCGCGCCACCAGCCCCGAGTCGGACCGCCTGAGCGCGGCGTTGAAGCAGCGCGGTTTCAAGTTCGTCGGCTCGACCATCATGTATGCCTTCATGCAGGCCACGGGCCTGGTCAACGACCATTCGCACGATTGCTTTCGACAGGCGGAGGTGGTGCGTCTGGCCTCCGGGCGCTGA
- a CDS encoding flavin reductase family protein: protein MSDNTITPDTFRRASGLWATGVSIVTTVDGAGKPYGLTMNAVTSLSLNPPMFIVCVDNNSDTLAPMRDSKVFCINVLASTQQDLSNRFAKKGDEKFNGVAHAAGATGAPLLEGALLAIECSVSDIVAGGDHQIMLGQVQRIVTNDSPGIEPLLYFGGRYAALTKAG, encoded by the coding sequence ATGAGCGACAACACGATTACCCCCGACACATTCCGACGGGCCAGCGGCCTGTGGGCCACCGGCGTGTCCATCGTCACCACGGTCGACGGCGCGGGCAAGCCTTACGGACTGACCATGAACGCCGTGACTTCGCTGTCATTGAATCCGCCCATGTTCATCGTGTGCGTCGACAACAACTCCGACACCCTGGCGCCGATGCGCGACTCCAAGGTGTTCTGCATCAACGTTCTGGCCAGTACGCAGCAGGACTTGTCCAACCGCTTTGCCAAGAAGGGCGATGAGAAATTCAACGGCGTCGCCCACGCGGCCGGCGCCACCGGCGCCCCGCTGCTCGAGGGCGCATTGCTCGCCATCGAGTGCTCGGTGAGTGACATCGTCGCCGGTGGTGACCATCAGATCATGCTCGGACAGGTCCAACGTATCGTCACCAACGACAGCCCCGGCATCGAGCCGCTGCTGTATTTCGGCGGTCGTTACGCGGCGCTAACGAAGGCCGGTTGA